The proteins below are encoded in one region of Mycobacterium botniense:
- a CDS encoding TetR/AcrR family transcriptional regulator encodes MRRKPDAEQRRRDLCDAAIELLAEDGARGLTHLRVDRRAGVADGTTSFYFQTRAALLRGATDRVVQLDVEDFTAAMSAISASGGDRVDSLLSRLAEQAMRTAVEPERSRARARFELLMIAARDPELGAVFQGLMDRFVAISEEAVAQVQPAGVVPDRELINEQAFAVVTFLGGFLFRLANGLARLDDAKQLEGYLHAVITGVAAEHTRIRAAG; translated from the coding sequence ATGAGGAGAAAGCCTGACGCCGAGCAGCGGCGCCGCGATCTGTGCGATGCCGCGATCGAGTTGTTGGCCGAGGATGGGGCGCGGGGACTGACCCACCTGCGTGTTGACCGGCGCGCAGGGGTCGCCGACGGGACGACGTCGTTCTATTTCCAGACAAGAGCTGCTCTGCTGCGCGGGGCTACTGACCGGGTGGTGCAGCTCGACGTGGAGGACTTCACCGCCGCGATGAGCGCGATCAGTGCCTCCGGCGGCGATCGAGTCGACTCTCTTCTGTCTCGACTGGCCGAGCAGGCAATGAGGACCGCGGTCGAACCCGAACGATCACGTGCGCGTGCGCGTTTTGAGCTGCTGATGATCGCAGCGCGCGATCCGGAACTGGGTGCGGTGTTCCAGGGCCTCATGGATCGATTCGTCGCGATTAGCGAAGAGGCGGTGGCTCAAGTGCAGCCCGCCGGTGTGGTACCTGATCGAGAGCTGATCAATGAGCAGGCATTCGCTGTGGTCACGTTCCTCGGCGGATTTCTCTTCCGGTTGGCCAACGGTCTGGCCCGGCTTGACGACGCCAAGCAACTCGAGGGGTACCTCCATGCCGTAATTACTGGCGTCGCCGCCGAACACACACGAATCCGGGCGGCGGGTTGA
- a CDS encoding VOC family protein, producing MKPEDLYHTGIVVDDFDETLDWFIKVAGYRWTDVVEVDQVAQTPDGEITIPMRMAYSGRDPRVELLQTVPGTIWVPADSGVHHLGYWSDDVESDLATLEATGMRYEVKAFNPDGSGELLWAYCKGPAGPRIELVSRAMEPFIHYWFATADTASQSG from the coding sequence ATGAAGCCCGAGGACCTCTACCACACCGGCATCGTGGTCGACGACTTCGATGAAACCCTGGATTGGTTCATCAAAGTCGCCGGCTACCGGTGGACCGACGTGGTCGAGGTCGACCAGGTCGCCCAGACGCCGGACGGTGAGATCACCATTCCCATGCGAATGGCGTACTCGGGGAGAGACCCTCGGGTGGAGCTTCTGCAGACAGTTCCCGGAACGATCTGGGTCCCTGCGGATTCGGGCGTGCATCATCTCGGCTACTGGTCCGACGACGTGGAGTCAGATCTTGCGACACTCGAGGCGACCGGCATGCGATACGAGGTGAAGGCATTCAACCCGGATGGGTCCGGGGAACTTCTGTGGGCGTACTGCAAAGGCCCGGCCGGACCGCGTATTGAGCTTGTCAGCCGGGCTATGGAACCGTTCATCCACTACTGGTTCGCCACTGCCGACACCGCCTCGCAATCAGGCTGA
- a CDS encoding LLM class flavin-dependent oxidoreductase: MLRPIRFGLIAAAADASELIQTAQAADGAGYSTIGLNDHFNSTVAPLVGLQAMAGATSRLRLSTAALNQDLRHPRCWPRKWLPSTSSLADGWSLA; encoded by the coding sequence TTGCTTCGGCCCATCCGGTTCGGGCTAATCGCGGCAGCCGCAGATGCCAGCGAACTCATCCAAACAGCACAGGCGGCCGACGGGGCAGGCTATTCAACGATCGGACTCAATGATCACTTCAACTCAACCGTCGCACCGTTAGTCGGTCTCCAAGCGATGGCAGGCGCCACGTCGCGCCTACGACTCTCGACAGCGGCGCTCAATCAAGACCTGCGACATCCCCGGTGCTGGCCAAGGAAGTGGCTACCCTCGACGTCTTCTCTGGCGGACGGGTGGAGCTTGGCCTAG
- a CDS encoding alkyl sulfatase dimerization domain-containing protein produces MPSLDSLVKQGEGDQDAVDVGDGIFMSRNIANSYLVTTADGDVLINTGTDFEAARIKARFDRVSSGPLRVIVFTQGHPDHVGGWSLFHGPGVETIAQANHTDVREYWRRLHPFYSRRIMRLWGAFVDVDAASLKLPPEPALTTTFIDSHAFELAGRRFELYSTPGGETTDALVVWMPEHRTAFIGNLMGPFFGHVPNLYTLRGDKIRSAMAFIHSVDRVIALGPETLINGHDVFRGADEIRHTMTTVRDATAYLRDRTIEGMNAGTDLWTLMHEIRLPADLALPEVHGKVPWIVRAIWEEHVGWFRYESTTELYDVPPSAVWPDIVDLAGGVAALTERAHTHVEQGRALQALHLTDIVLGHSPSDPGALRVKRAALEQLLAASGRENFSETQWLEQEIKKTTDDTECE; encoded by the coding sequence GTGCCATCGCTGGACTCGCTGGTGAAACAAGGCGAGGGCGATCAGGACGCCGTCGATGTTGGCGACGGCATATTTATGTCCAGAAACATCGCCAACAGCTACCTGGTGACGACGGCCGACGGCGACGTGCTGATCAACACCGGCACCGACTTCGAAGCCGCCCGAATCAAGGCGCGTTTTGACCGGGTGAGCAGCGGGCCGCTTCGAGTCATCGTCTTCACCCAGGGCCATCCGGACCATGTGGGTGGGTGGAGCCTCTTCCACGGGCCCGGTGTTGAGACCATCGCTCAGGCGAACCACACTGATGTCCGGGAGTACTGGCGGCGCCTGCACCCGTTTTACTCGCGGCGCATCATGAGGCTGTGGGGCGCATTCGTGGATGTCGACGCGGCGTCGCTGAAACTACCGCCGGAACCAGCGCTCACCACCACGTTCATCGACAGCCATGCGTTCGAGCTCGCAGGCCGCCGGTTCGAGCTTTACTCCACCCCGGGCGGTGAGACCACCGACGCCCTTGTCGTCTGGATGCCTGAGCACCGGACCGCCTTCATCGGTAACCTGATGGGGCCGTTCTTCGGTCATGTGCCAAATCTGTACACCTTGCGCGGGGACAAGATCCGCAGCGCGATGGCATTCATCCACTCGGTGGACCGGGTAATCGCACTCGGGCCCGAGACGCTCATCAACGGTCACGATGTCTTTCGCGGTGCCGACGAGATACGGCACACGATGACCACAGTCCGAGACGCCACGGCTTATCTGCGCGACCGGACCATCGAGGGGATGAACGCGGGCACCGACCTGTGGACCCTGATGCATGAAATCAGGCTGCCGGCCGATCTTGCGCTACCCGAGGTGCACGGCAAGGTGCCATGGATCGTGCGGGCAATCTGGGAAGAACACGTCGGCTGGTTTCGGTACGAGTCGACCACCGAGCTCTACGACGTACCGCCGTCGGCGGTATGGCCCGACATCGTCGATCTGGCCGGCGGCGTCGCCGCTCTCACCGAGCGCGCCCATACTCACGTCGAACAGGGACGTGCCCTGCAGGCGCTGCACCTGACCGATATCGTCCTTGGCCACTCACCCAGTGACCCCGGCGCATTACGGGTGAAGCGTGCTGCCCTCGAACAGCTCCTAGCCGCCTCCGGACGGGAGAACTTCAGCGAGACGCAATGGCTGGAGCAGGAAATCAAGAAGACCACCGACGATACGGAGTGCGAATGA
- a CDS encoding LLM class flavin-dependent oxidoreductase, whose amino-acid sequence MLAKEVATLDVFSGGRVELGLGAGWVRADYVQSGIAFEPASRRIVRLEEIIDIVKQLLAQGTCNFAGKHFTIADLESNPPPMQRGGPPILVGRGGRRILSMAARYEAAGPGADRRSAGGYLIR is encoded by the coding sequence GTGCTGGCCAAGGAAGTGGCTACCCTCGACGTCTTCTCTGGCGGACGGGTGGAGCTTGGCCTAGGCGCAGGATGGGTGCGCGCCGACTACGTGCAATCTGGCATCGCGTTCGAACCGGCATCCCGGCGGATCGTCCGGCTGGAGGAAATCATCGACATCGTCAAGCAGCTATTAGCCCAGGGGACATGCAATTTCGCCGGCAAGCACTTCACCATCGCCGACCTCGAAAGCAATCCGCCGCCGATGCAACGCGGCGGACCTCCGATCCTGGTCGGACGTGGAGGGCGAAGAATCTTGTCTATGGCCGCGCGGTACGAAGCCGCAGGACCTGGTGCCGATCGTCGATCGGCTGGCGGGTATCTAATCCGTTGA
- a CDS encoding sulfotransferase family protein yields MATLRSTQNTPEVEHLVARACERAGLDDFGSDSWREGLTILVQTVESAPGVTAGGRDYVYGRFVDALWNRLRVVDYLKRHPEVGAERIERPLVVLGLPRTGTSLASYLLDQDPNRRSLLTWEAENSVPPASPETLRTDPRCLKKKAELDMMAEGLKAANIPMVHWDEADGPTECVFVQSQDFKAYLWEAFMPTSAYADWLLEADMTSTYAYERSVLQMLQSRAPGVWSLKMPSHAVHIETLLSTFPDVRIVWAHRDPFKATASFLRLNYLSRAVLGADIDVDDVVSNVLRQLQAHVARPLQARRRIGDERFFDLHYAALMRDPIGVMRSLYEWAGDELTASTEAAMLTWLERHPQDRFGVQPYSLDGSGVTIADLERVFDPYLSAFEIEMEGTS; encoded by the coding sequence ATGGCGACCTTGCGAAGCACCCAGAACACTCCGGAAGTCGAGCACCTGGTCGCCCGCGCGTGCGAGCGCGCCGGCCTCGACGACTTCGGTAGTGATTCGTGGCGCGAGGGTCTGACAATTCTGGTGCAGACCGTCGAATCCGCGCCCGGTGTGACCGCCGGGGGACGCGACTACGTCTACGGCCGGTTCGTCGACGCCCTGTGGAACCGACTGCGCGTCGTCGATTACCTCAAGCGGCATCCCGAGGTCGGTGCGGAACGCATCGAACGTCCGCTGGTGGTTCTTGGCTTGCCGCGGACCGGTACATCGTTGGCGAGCTATCTGCTAGATCAGGACCCCAACCGGCGGTCGCTATTGACGTGGGAAGCGGAGAACTCCGTCCCGCCAGCATCGCCTGAAACATTACGCACCGATCCGCGCTGCCTGAAGAAGAAGGCCGAGCTGGACATGATGGCTGAGGGGTTGAAGGCAGCGAACATCCCGATGGTGCATTGGGATGAGGCCGACGGGCCCACCGAGTGCGTGTTCGTGCAAAGCCAGGATTTCAAGGCCTACCTGTGGGAGGCGTTCATGCCGACCAGCGCCTACGCGGACTGGCTGCTCGAGGCCGACATGACGAGTACCTATGCCTACGAGCGGTCGGTGTTGCAGATGCTGCAGTCGCGGGCGCCGGGTGTGTGGTCGCTCAAGATGCCATCCCACGCCGTGCACATCGAAACGCTGCTTTCGACGTTCCCTGATGTGCGCATCGTCTGGGCTCACCGCGATCCGTTCAAGGCCACCGCATCGTTCCTGCGGTTGAATTATCTGTCGCGCGCAGTGCTGGGTGCTGACATCGACGTTGACGACGTGGTGTCCAACGTGCTTCGCCAGTTGCAGGCACATGTCGCCCGACCGCTGCAAGCGCGCCGGCGCATCGGCGACGAACGGTTCTTTGATTTGCACTACGCCGCGCTTATGCGCGATCCGATCGGCGTGATGCGTTCGCTGTACGAGTGGGCGGGCGACGAGCTCACGGCGTCTACCGAGGCCGCCATGCTCACGTGGTTGGAACGACATCCGCAGGACCGCTTTGGCGTTCAGCCCTATTCGCTCGACGGCTCCGGCGTCACCATTGCCGACCTGGAACGGGTCTTCGACCCATACCTGTCGGCGTTCGAGATCGAGATGGAAGGAACCTCGTGA
- a CDS encoding zinc-dependent alcohol dehydrogenase, producing MRAAVTTEAHGFEIVELPDPVPGPDELVIRVAACGVCGSDVKAQPFMPAGIVMGHELGGEIVSVGSEAGNWRTGTNVAVLPVVCCGACSYCVAGVVAHCAQTRYIGMGPDRGGFAELAVVPARHAFALPNDLTGTCAALVEPFAVGLHGVHTAEIRSGDEVLVIGAGGVGLTTIAWLSAKRAARITAADPDPERRKLASVMGATDVVGSVTECTAGAYDAAFECVGRPELLQACQTAVRPLGRIVISGACAEAVPIEPVGALLKELTIRFSVCYRPDEFREVIAAFSSGDIEPAPMMGPQLDLNRIADAFDLVRNAGVHGRVLVTADTTLQRHKSIRRAR from the coding sequence GTGAGGGCGGCCGTCACGACGGAGGCCCACGGATTCGAGATCGTCGAACTACCCGATCCGGTACCGGGTCCCGATGAGTTGGTGATCCGGGTTGCGGCATGCGGAGTTTGCGGCTCGGACGTCAAAGCGCAGCCGTTCATGCCTGCGGGCATCGTCATGGGCCATGAATTGGGTGGCGAGATCGTCTCCGTGGGATCGGAGGCCGGCAACTGGCGCACGGGCACCAATGTTGCTGTGCTGCCGGTTGTTTGCTGTGGCGCCTGCAGCTACTGCGTGGCCGGCGTAGTCGCGCACTGCGCTCAGACCCGTTACATCGGTATGGGGCCAGATCGGGGCGGGTTCGCCGAGCTCGCTGTCGTCCCCGCCCGGCATGCGTTCGCCCTGCCCAATGATTTGACTGGCACTTGCGCGGCCTTGGTTGAGCCGTTCGCGGTGGGACTGCACGGTGTCCACACGGCTGAGATCCGGTCGGGTGATGAGGTGCTGGTTATCGGCGCGGGTGGTGTTGGTCTTACCACGATCGCCTGGTTGTCGGCGAAAAGAGCCGCGCGGATCACGGCGGCCGACCCTGACCCCGAGCGCCGTAAGTTGGCCAGCGTCATGGGCGCAACCGATGTGGTGGGCTCGGTCACCGAGTGCACCGCTGGTGCGTATGACGCGGCGTTCGAGTGTGTCGGGCGTCCCGAGCTTCTCCAGGCATGCCAGACGGCCGTGCGCCCGCTTGGTCGCATCGTTATCTCGGGGGCCTGCGCCGAGGCGGTGCCGATCGAACCCGTCGGTGCGCTGCTCAAGGAGCTCACTATCCGGTTCTCTGTCTGCTATCGGCCTGACGAGTTTCGCGAGGTGATCGCCGCCTTCAGCAGTGGAGACATCGAGCCGGCCCCCATGATGGGGCCGCAACTCGATCTGAACCGGATCGCCGACGCCTTCGATCTCGTCCGCAACGCCGGTGTGCATGGACGTGTTCTCGTCACTGCCGACACAACCCTCCAGCGGCACAAGAGTATTCGGCGTGCGCGATAG
- a CDS encoding spirocyclase AveC family protein, translated as MSTLTPLMKASIAFAYIGGFTFVALGVYRSYRRRRLDPLLLVCISAISISWIEAPYDWAVYAQFPPAIPRMPSWWPLNMTWGGLPAAVPPGYISYFVLPAVIAAFVGRRLSLRFQWRRPVTLLGAGLIIGFLWAFLFNAILGARLGMFYYGRVIGGLALWEGTKHQYPLYDALAMGVVVMVFAYILGRTDPQGRTIIDQWADSRSTGRLQSALLSVVAFVVIGHVVYGAVFAPHLVTKLAGLVSAGPTEQLFGGVPNQPQ; from the coding sequence ATGAGCACCCTGACTCCCCTCATGAAGGCAAGTATCGCGTTCGCCTATATCGGCGGGTTCACGTTCGTAGCCTTGGGTGTGTACCGCAGTTATCGCCGGCGTCGCCTGGATCCGCTTTTACTCGTGTGCATCTCGGCGATTTCGATCTCGTGGATCGAGGCGCCGTACGACTGGGCGGTGTACGCGCAGTTCCCGCCTGCCATCCCTCGCATGCCGTCCTGGTGGCCGTTGAACATGACGTGGGGTGGCCTGCCGGCAGCGGTCCCTCCCGGGTACATTTCCTACTTCGTTCTTCCTGCCGTGATCGCAGCATTCGTCGGGCGCCGGCTGAGCTTGAGGTTCCAGTGGCGCAGGCCGGTGACGTTATTGGGTGCCGGACTGATCATCGGCTTCCTGTGGGCGTTTCTGTTCAACGCGATCCTGGGGGCCCGGCTCGGCATGTTCTACTACGGCCGCGTGATCGGCGGACTCGCGTTGTGGGAGGGCACGAAGCACCAGTACCCGCTCTATGACGCGCTTGCGATGGGTGTCGTAGTGATGGTGTTCGCCTACATCCTTGGGCGAACCGATCCACAAGGACGCACGATCATCGACCAGTGGGCTGATTCACGGTCGACGGGCCGTCTGCAGTCGGCATTGCTGTCGGTTGTCGCCTTCGTCGTCATCGGGCACGTCGTCTACGGCGCGGTCTTCGCCCCGCACCTCGTCACCAAACTGGCCGGCCTGGTGAGTGCTGGGCCCACCGAGCAGTTATTCGGCGGGGTGCCAAACCAACCGCAGTAA